The following are encoded together in the Nitrospirota bacterium genome:
- the galT gene encoding galactose-1-phosphate uridylyltransferase, producing MSELRKDPITGRWVIISSERGRRPSDFQEAPPKRKGGFCPFCAGNEKVTPAEILAYREPGTAPNTAGWSLRVVPNKFPALKIEGNLDKTGIGLFDKMNGIGAHEVIIETPLHDTTISTLPERKIEDIIWAYRDRVVDLKKDSRFQYILIFKNEGEAAGASLEHSHSQLIALPVIPRHVFEEIEGARLYYNYKERCIYCDIVRQESFSEDRSVTENEHFLAITPFAARFPFETWIIPKNHNSCFDEAQPWEYSSLARIMKNVLRRLEKVLNVPPYNYIIHTCPLRSQMKEYYHWHLEIMPKLVRVAGFESGSGFYINPTSPEEAAKFLREAKV from the coding sequence TTGTCGGAACTAAGAAAAGATCCTATAACCGGAAGATGGGTAATAATATCTTCAGAGCGTGGAAGGAGACCGTCAGATTTTCAGGAGGCTCCCCCTAAGCGAAAAGGAGGATTCTGTCCTTTTTGTGCAGGTAATGAGAAGGTTACCCCGGCGGAGATACTGGCTTACCGTGAACCTGGTACGGCTCCAAATACTGCCGGATGGAGCCTTCGCGTAGTACCTAATAAATTCCCGGCACTTAAGATTGAAGGGAATCTTGATAAAACAGGCATCGGCCTCTTTGATAAAATGAATGGGATCGGGGCTCATGAGGTAATTATAGAGACCCCGTTGCACGATACGACGATTTCAACCCTTCCTGAGAGGAAGATAGAGGATATTATCTGGGCGTACAGGGACAGGGTAGTTGACCTGAAAAAAGACAGCAGGTTTCAGTACATCCTGATCTTTAAGAACGAAGGGGAGGCGGCAGGTGCATCCCTCGAGCATTCGCACTCTCAGCTTATTGCACTGCCTGTTATCCCAAGACATGTGTTTGAAGAGATTGAAGGGGCAAGGCTCTATTATAATTACAAGGAAAGATGTATTTACTGTGATATAGTGCGTCAGGAGTCATTCTCAGAAGACAGGAGTGTCACAGAGAATGAACACTTCCTTGCCATTACCCCATTTGCGGCGAGATTTCCGTTTGAGACATGGATAATACCCAAGAATCACAACTCTTGTTTTGATGAGGCCCAGCCATGGGAATACAGCAGCCTTGCAAGGATCATGAAGAATGTGCTCCGGAGGCTTGAAAAGGTATTAAATGTACCACCATATAATTATATAATACATACCTGCCCCTTACGTAGTCAGATGAAAGAGTATTATCACTGGCATCTTGAGATAATGCCGAAACTGGTCAGGGTAGCAGGTTTTGAGTCAGGCTCGGGATTTTACATAAATCCTACGTCCCCGGAAGAGGCAGCAAAGTTTCTAAGAGAAGCAAAGGTTTAA